One window of Siniperca chuatsi isolate FFG_IHB_CAS linkage group LG19, ASM2008510v1, whole genome shotgun sequence genomic DNA carries:
- the phex gene encoding phosphate-regulating neutral endopeptidase PHEX isoform X4 — protein MPSVSQKSSQEEFCLSPECIEAAGSVLSKMDQSVNPCEDFYSFSCGGWLKENPIPEDSSSYGIYPWLRQHVDIRLKELLEAPSDPDELEAVTKAKILYRSCMNETILEQMDTKPMLKTLKQPEFRWPVVGDGLGGEYQWSAGQWSLLKTLAEMRNQHSKSVLIRLYVSPDDKNSSHYIIKLDQASLSLPSREDYITNTSSARAYRAALLSLMVDIAIMLGAPEKEALNQMEKALAFETKLAHILIPYENRTSENMYNRQTLSRLQRSIPQFDWLDFVKAVVESKVDPARSISSSEPVIVRAPQYFRELFKLINTTDPRTVANYVQWRTVFSRITTLSRRFLYRYLDYARVTTGTTSLTPRWDKCVNYVENSLVYATGRLFVNTHFQEDKKHMMEELIEGIRWAFIDMLEKENDWMDQPTKKRAIEKAHAVLAKVGYPEFILNDTYLNEDLKQLAFSEKDYYGNVMQTLKFIAQSDIAWLRKSVPRTEWFTNPTTVNAFYSSSTNQIRFPAGELQKPFFWGREYPRSLSYGAIGVIVGHELTHGFDNNGRKYDKNGNLDQWWSNLSVTSFTEKTQCMIDQYNGYHWEEAGLNVRGKRTLAENIADNGGIREAFRAYRRWVDESRGGVEEPRLPGVGLNNNQLFFLSYAHVRCNSYRPEAARDQIQSGAHSPPKYRVIGAMSNYEEFRKVFSCPESSIMNRGAQSCRVW, from the exons ATGCCAAGTG TCTCTCAAAAATCTAGTCAGGAGGAGTTTTGTCTGAGCCCAGAATGCATTGAAGCAG CGGGGTCTGTTCTTAGTAAAATGGATCAGTCCGTTAACCCCTGCGAAGACTTCTATAGTTTCTCCTGTGGCGGTTGGTTAAAGGAGAACCCGATCCCTGAGGATTCCTCCTCGTATGGCATCTACCCCTGGCTGCGGCAGCATGTAGATATCCGACTGAAAG aGTTACTAGAAGCTCCTTCGGACCCTGATGAACTGGAGGCAGTGACCAAAGCTAAGATCCTCTACCGTTCCTGTATGAATGAGA CTATACTGGAGCAGATGGACACCAAACCGATGCTGAAAACACTTAAACAGCCTGAGTTTCGGTGGCCTGTTGTGGGAGATGGGCTCGGCGGGGAGTATCAGTGGTCGGCGGGGCAGTGGAGCCTCCTGAAGACACTGGCAGAGATGAGGAACCAGCACAGTAAGAGCGTCCTGATTCGCCTGTACGTCTCCCCCGATGACAAAAACTCCTCACACTACATCATCAAG CTCGATCAGGCGTCCTTGTCTCTGCCCTCCAGGGAAGACTACATCACCAACACTTCCTCTGCCCGGGCG tatCGTGCGGCCTTGCTGAGTTTGATGGTAGATATAGCCATCATGCTGGGCGCTCCAGAGAAAGAAGCACTGAACCAGATGGAAAAGGCTCTTGCCTTCGAGACCAAACTGGCTCAT ATCCTGATTCCCTATGAAAACCGCACCAGTGAGAACATGTACAACAGACAAACACTCTCTCGTCTGCAGCGCTCCATACCACAG TTTGATTGGCTGGATTTTGTAAAAGCTGTGGTGGAGTCTAAAGTTGACCCGGCTCggtccatctcctcctctgagCCCGTCATCGTCCGAGCTCCGCAGTACTTCAGGGAACTTTTCAAGCTCATTAACACCACAGATCccag gacTGTAGCTAACTACGTGCAATGGAGGACCGTTTTTTCCAGGATCACCACTCTGAGTCGTCGTTTCCTTTACAGATACCTGGACTACGCTCGG GTAACAACGGGAACCACCTCTCTGACTCCGCGCTGGGATAAGTGTGTTAATTACGTTGAGAACTCGCTTGTTTATGCCACCGGGCGCCTCTTTGTCAACACACACTTCCAGGAGGACAAGAAACACATG atGGAGGAGTTGATCGAGGGCATTCGCTGGGCGTTCATCGACATGCTGGAGAAGGAGAACGACTGGATGGATCAACCAACGAAGAAGAGAGCCATAGAGAAG GCTCATGCAGTCCTGGCTAAGGTTGGCTACCCTGAGTTTATTCTCAACGATACCTACCTCAATGAAGATTTAAAGCAG CTAGCGTTCAGTGAGAAGGACTACTACGGGAACGTGATGCAGACGTTGAAGTTCATCGCCCAATCTGATATCGCCTGGCTCCGAAAGAGCGTCCCACGTACAGA GTGGTTTACAAACCCAACAACTGTGAATGCCTTCTACAGTTCCTCCACAAATCAAATCA GATTCCCCGCTGGAGAGCTTCAAAAACCCTTCTTCTGGGGAAGAGAGTATCCAAG ATCTTTAAGTTATGGTGCCATTGGGGTAATAGTAGGACACGAGTTAACACACGGCTTTGACAATAACG GTCGCAAGTATGACAAAAATGGCAACCTTGACCAGTGGTGGAGCAACTTGTCTGTAACAAGCTTCACTGAGAAGACCCAGTGTATGATTGACCAGTACAATGGCTACCACTGGGAGGAGGCAGGCCTAAAT GTGCGAGGCAAGAGGACTCTGGCAGAAAACATAGCAGACAATGGAGGAATAAGAGAGGCTTTTAGG GCGTACAGGCGGTGGGTAGATGAGAGCAGAGGTGGTGTGGAGGAGCCTCGGCTGCCTGGAGTCGGACTGAACAACAACCAACTGTTCTTCCTGAGCTATGCACAT GTGAGATGCAACTCATACAGACCAGAAGCAGCCAGGGACCAGATCCAGAGTGGAGCTCACAGTCCACCAAAATAtag AGTTATCGGTGCGATGAGTAACTATGAAGAGTTTCGGAAAGTGTTCAGCTGTCCTGAGTCATCAATTATGAACCGAGGCGCACAGTCCTGCCGGGTGTGGTGA
- the phex gene encoding phosphate-regulating neutral endopeptidase PHEX isoform X1, which produces MELERLGGGGVKPERGNTRLYRIALAMCVCLCAALLLALVLVSQKSSQEEFCLSPECIEAAGSVLSKMDQSVNPCEDFYSFSCGGWLKENPIPEDSSSYGIYPWLRQHVDIRLKELLEAPSDPDELEAVTKAKILYRSCMNETILEQMDTKPMLKTLKQPEFRWPVVGDGLGGEYQWSAGQWSLLKTLAEMRNQHSKSVLIRLYVSPDDKNSSHYIIKLDQASLSLPSREDYITNTSSARAYRAALLSLMVDIAIMLGAPEKEALNQMEKALAFETKLAHILIPYENRTSENMYNRQTLSRLQRSIPQFDWLDFVKAVVESKVDPARSISSSEPVIVRAPQYFRELFKLINTTDPRTVANYVQWRTVFSRITTLSRRFLYRYLDYARVTTGTTSLTPRWDKCVNYVENSLVYATGRLFVNTHFQEDKKHMMEELIEGIRWAFIDMLEKENDWMDQPTKKRAIEKAHAVLAKVGYPEFILNDTYLNEDLKQLAFSEKDYYGNVMQTLKFIAQSDIAWLRKSVPRTEWFTNPTTVNAFYSSSTNQIRFPAGELQKPFFWGREYPRSLSYGAIGVIVGHELTHGFDNNGRKYDKNGNLDQWWSNLSVTSFTEKTQCMIDQYNGYHWEEAGLNVRGKRTLAENIADNGGIREAFRAYRRWVDESRGGVEEPRLPGVGLNNNQLFFLSYAHVRCNSYRPEAARDQIQSGAHSPPKYRVIGAMSNYEEFRKVFSCPESSIMNRGAQSCRVW; this is translated from the exons ATGGAACTGGAGCGTTTAGGTGGCGGCGGGGTTAAACCTGAGAGGGGCAACACTCGTCtctacaggatagcactggccatgtgtgtgtgtctctgtgccgCTCTGCTGCTTGCACTTGTACTGG TCTCTCAAAAATCTAGTCAGGAGGAGTTTTGTCTGAGCCCAGAATGCATTGAAGCAG CGGGGTCTGTTCTTAGTAAAATGGATCAGTCCGTTAACCCCTGCGAAGACTTCTATAGTTTCTCCTGTGGCGGTTGGTTAAAGGAGAACCCGATCCCTGAGGATTCCTCCTCGTATGGCATCTACCCCTGGCTGCGGCAGCATGTAGATATCCGACTGAAAG aGTTACTAGAAGCTCCTTCGGACCCTGATGAACTGGAGGCAGTGACCAAAGCTAAGATCCTCTACCGTTCCTGTATGAATGAGA CTATACTGGAGCAGATGGACACCAAACCGATGCTGAAAACACTTAAACAGCCTGAGTTTCGGTGGCCTGTTGTGGGAGATGGGCTCGGCGGGGAGTATCAGTGGTCGGCGGGGCAGTGGAGCCTCCTGAAGACACTGGCAGAGATGAGGAACCAGCACAGTAAGAGCGTCCTGATTCGCCTGTACGTCTCCCCCGATGACAAAAACTCCTCACACTACATCATCAAG CTCGATCAGGCGTCCTTGTCTCTGCCCTCCAGGGAAGACTACATCACCAACACTTCCTCTGCCCGGGCG tatCGTGCGGCCTTGCTGAGTTTGATGGTAGATATAGCCATCATGCTGGGCGCTCCAGAGAAAGAAGCACTGAACCAGATGGAAAAGGCTCTTGCCTTCGAGACCAAACTGGCTCAT ATCCTGATTCCCTATGAAAACCGCACCAGTGAGAACATGTACAACAGACAAACACTCTCTCGTCTGCAGCGCTCCATACCACAG TTTGATTGGCTGGATTTTGTAAAAGCTGTGGTGGAGTCTAAAGTTGACCCGGCTCggtccatctcctcctctgagCCCGTCATCGTCCGAGCTCCGCAGTACTTCAGGGAACTTTTCAAGCTCATTAACACCACAGATCccag gacTGTAGCTAACTACGTGCAATGGAGGACCGTTTTTTCCAGGATCACCACTCTGAGTCGTCGTTTCCTTTACAGATACCTGGACTACGCTCGG GTAACAACGGGAACCACCTCTCTGACTCCGCGCTGGGATAAGTGTGTTAATTACGTTGAGAACTCGCTTGTTTATGCCACCGGGCGCCTCTTTGTCAACACACACTTCCAGGAGGACAAGAAACACATG atGGAGGAGTTGATCGAGGGCATTCGCTGGGCGTTCATCGACATGCTGGAGAAGGAGAACGACTGGATGGATCAACCAACGAAGAAGAGAGCCATAGAGAAG GCTCATGCAGTCCTGGCTAAGGTTGGCTACCCTGAGTTTATTCTCAACGATACCTACCTCAATGAAGATTTAAAGCAG CTAGCGTTCAGTGAGAAGGACTACTACGGGAACGTGATGCAGACGTTGAAGTTCATCGCCCAATCTGATATCGCCTGGCTCCGAAAGAGCGTCCCACGTACAGA GTGGTTTACAAACCCAACAACTGTGAATGCCTTCTACAGTTCCTCCACAAATCAAATCA GATTCCCCGCTGGAGAGCTTCAAAAACCCTTCTTCTGGGGAAGAGAGTATCCAAG ATCTTTAAGTTATGGTGCCATTGGGGTAATAGTAGGACACGAGTTAACACACGGCTTTGACAATAACG GTCGCAAGTATGACAAAAATGGCAACCTTGACCAGTGGTGGAGCAACTTGTCTGTAACAAGCTTCACTGAGAAGACCCAGTGTATGATTGACCAGTACAATGGCTACCACTGGGAGGAGGCAGGCCTAAAT GTGCGAGGCAAGAGGACTCTGGCAGAAAACATAGCAGACAATGGAGGAATAAGAGAGGCTTTTAGG GCGTACAGGCGGTGGGTAGATGAGAGCAGAGGTGGTGTGGAGGAGCCTCGGCTGCCTGGAGTCGGACTGAACAACAACCAACTGTTCTTCCTGAGCTATGCACAT GTGAGATGCAACTCATACAGACCAGAAGCAGCCAGGGACCAGATCCAGAGTGGAGCTCACAGTCCACCAAAATAtag AGTTATCGGTGCGATGAGTAACTATGAAGAGTTTCGGAAAGTGTTCAGCTGTCCTGAGTCATCAATTATGAACCGAGGCGCACAGTCCTGCCGGGTGTGGTGA
- the phex gene encoding phosphate-regulating neutral endopeptidase PHEX isoform X2, translated as MVMAGRSACVCVCLEWVSQKSSQEEFCLSPECIEAAGSVLSKMDQSVNPCEDFYSFSCGGWLKENPIPEDSSSYGIYPWLRQHVDIRLKELLEAPSDPDELEAVTKAKILYRSCMNETILEQMDTKPMLKTLKQPEFRWPVVGDGLGGEYQWSAGQWSLLKTLAEMRNQHSKSVLIRLYVSPDDKNSSHYIIKLDQASLSLPSREDYITNTSSARAYRAALLSLMVDIAIMLGAPEKEALNQMEKALAFETKLAHILIPYENRTSENMYNRQTLSRLQRSIPQFDWLDFVKAVVESKVDPARSISSSEPVIVRAPQYFRELFKLINTTDPRTVANYVQWRTVFSRITTLSRRFLYRYLDYARVTTGTTSLTPRWDKCVNYVENSLVYATGRLFVNTHFQEDKKHMMEELIEGIRWAFIDMLEKENDWMDQPTKKRAIEKAHAVLAKVGYPEFILNDTYLNEDLKQLAFSEKDYYGNVMQTLKFIAQSDIAWLRKSVPRTEWFTNPTTVNAFYSSSTNQIRFPAGELQKPFFWGREYPRSLSYGAIGVIVGHELTHGFDNNGRKYDKNGNLDQWWSNLSVTSFTEKTQCMIDQYNGYHWEEAGLNVRGKRTLAENIADNGGIREAFRAYRRWVDESRGGVEEPRLPGVGLNNNQLFFLSYAHVRCNSYRPEAARDQIQSGAHSPPKYRVIGAMSNYEEFRKVFSCPESSIMNRGAQSCRVW; from the exons ATGGTCATGGCTGGGAGgagtgcatgtgtatgtgtgtgtctggagtGGG TCTCTCAAAAATCTAGTCAGGAGGAGTTTTGTCTGAGCCCAGAATGCATTGAAGCAG CGGGGTCTGTTCTTAGTAAAATGGATCAGTCCGTTAACCCCTGCGAAGACTTCTATAGTTTCTCCTGTGGCGGTTGGTTAAAGGAGAACCCGATCCCTGAGGATTCCTCCTCGTATGGCATCTACCCCTGGCTGCGGCAGCATGTAGATATCCGACTGAAAG aGTTACTAGAAGCTCCTTCGGACCCTGATGAACTGGAGGCAGTGACCAAAGCTAAGATCCTCTACCGTTCCTGTATGAATGAGA CTATACTGGAGCAGATGGACACCAAACCGATGCTGAAAACACTTAAACAGCCTGAGTTTCGGTGGCCTGTTGTGGGAGATGGGCTCGGCGGGGAGTATCAGTGGTCGGCGGGGCAGTGGAGCCTCCTGAAGACACTGGCAGAGATGAGGAACCAGCACAGTAAGAGCGTCCTGATTCGCCTGTACGTCTCCCCCGATGACAAAAACTCCTCACACTACATCATCAAG CTCGATCAGGCGTCCTTGTCTCTGCCCTCCAGGGAAGACTACATCACCAACACTTCCTCTGCCCGGGCG tatCGTGCGGCCTTGCTGAGTTTGATGGTAGATATAGCCATCATGCTGGGCGCTCCAGAGAAAGAAGCACTGAACCAGATGGAAAAGGCTCTTGCCTTCGAGACCAAACTGGCTCAT ATCCTGATTCCCTATGAAAACCGCACCAGTGAGAACATGTACAACAGACAAACACTCTCTCGTCTGCAGCGCTCCATACCACAG TTTGATTGGCTGGATTTTGTAAAAGCTGTGGTGGAGTCTAAAGTTGACCCGGCTCggtccatctcctcctctgagCCCGTCATCGTCCGAGCTCCGCAGTACTTCAGGGAACTTTTCAAGCTCATTAACACCACAGATCccag gacTGTAGCTAACTACGTGCAATGGAGGACCGTTTTTTCCAGGATCACCACTCTGAGTCGTCGTTTCCTTTACAGATACCTGGACTACGCTCGG GTAACAACGGGAACCACCTCTCTGACTCCGCGCTGGGATAAGTGTGTTAATTACGTTGAGAACTCGCTTGTTTATGCCACCGGGCGCCTCTTTGTCAACACACACTTCCAGGAGGACAAGAAACACATG atGGAGGAGTTGATCGAGGGCATTCGCTGGGCGTTCATCGACATGCTGGAGAAGGAGAACGACTGGATGGATCAACCAACGAAGAAGAGAGCCATAGAGAAG GCTCATGCAGTCCTGGCTAAGGTTGGCTACCCTGAGTTTATTCTCAACGATACCTACCTCAATGAAGATTTAAAGCAG CTAGCGTTCAGTGAGAAGGACTACTACGGGAACGTGATGCAGACGTTGAAGTTCATCGCCCAATCTGATATCGCCTGGCTCCGAAAGAGCGTCCCACGTACAGA GTGGTTTACAAACCCAACAACTGTGAATGCCTTCTACAGTTCCTCCACAAATCAAATCA GATTCCCCGCTGGAGAGCTTCAAAAACCCTTCTTCTGGGGAAGAGAGTATCCAAG ATCTTTAAGTTATGGTGCCATTGGGGTAATAGTAGGACACGAGTTAACACACGGCTTTGACAATAACG GTCGCAAGTATGACAAAAATGGCAACCTTGACCAGTGGTGGAGCAACTTGTCTGTAACAAGCTTCACTGAGAAGACCCAGTGTATGATTGACCAGTACAATGGCTACCACTGGGAGGAGGCAGGCCTAAAT GTGCGAGGCAAGAGGACTCTGGCAGAAAACATAGCAGACAATGGAGGAATAAGAGAGGCTTTTAGG GCGTACAGGCGGTGGGTAGATGAGAGCAGAGGTGGTGTGGAGGAGCCTCGGCTGCCTGGAGTCGGACTGAACAACAACCAACTGTTCTTCCTGAGCTATGCACAT GTGAGATGCAACTCATACAGACCAGAAGCAGCCAGGGACCAGATCCAGAGTGGAGCTCACAGTCCACCAAAATAtag AGTTATCGGTGCGATGAGTAACTATGAAGAGTTTCGGAAAGTGTTCAGCTGTCCTGAGTCATCAATTATGAACCGAGGCGCACAGTCCTGCCGGGTGTGGTGA
- the phex gene encoding phosphate-regulating neutral endopeptidase PHEX isoform X3, producing the protein MSLKVSQKSSQEEFCLSPECIEAAGSVLSKMDQSVNPCEDFYSFSCGGWLKENPIPEDSSSYGIYPWLRQHVDIRLKELLEAPSDPDELEAVTKAKILYRSCMNETILEQMDTKPMLKTLKQPEFRWPVVGDGLGGEYQWSAGQWSLLKTLAEMRNQHSKSVLIRLYVSPDDKNSSHYIIKLDQASLSLPSREDYITNTSSARAYRAALLSLMVDIAIMLGAPEKEALNQMEKALAFETKLAHILIPYENRTSENMYNRQTLSRLQRSIPQFDWLDFVKAVVESKVDPARSISSSEPVIVRAPQYFRELFKLINTTDPRTVANYVQWRTVFSRITTLSRRFLYRYLDYARVTTGTTSLTPRWDKCVNYVENSLVYATGRLFVNTHFQEDKKHMMEELIEGIRWAFIDMLEKENDWMDQPTKKRAIEKAHAVLAKVGYPEFILNDTYLNEDLKQLAFSEKDYYGNVMQTLKFIAQSDIAWLRKSVPRTEWFTNPTTVNAFYSSSTNQIRFPAGELQKPFFWGREYPRSLSYGAIGVIVGHELTHGFDNNGRKYDKNGNLDQWWSNLSVTSFTEKTQCMIDQYNGYHWEEAGLNVRGKRTLAENIADNGGIREAFRAYRRWVDESRGGVEEPRLPGVGLNNNQLFFLSYAHVRCNSYRPEAARDQIQSGAHSPPKYRVIGAMSNYEEFRKVFSCPESSIMNRGAQSCRVW; encoded by the exons ATGTCTCTcaaag TCTCTCAAAAATCTAGTCAGGAGGAGTTTTGTCTGAGCCCAGAATGCATTGAAGCAG CGGGGTCTGTTCTTAGTAAAATGGATCAGTCCGTTAACCCCTGCGAAGACTTCTATAGTTTCTCCTGTGGCGGTTGGTTAAAGGAGAACCCGATCCCTGAGGATTCCTCCTCGTATGGCATCTACCCCTGGCTGCGGCAGCATGTAGATATCCGACTGAAAG aGTTACTAGAAGCTCCTTCGGACCCTGATGAACTGGAGGCAGTGACCAAAGCTAAGATCCTCTACCGTTCCTGTATGAATGAGA CTATACTGGAGCAGATGGACACCAAACCGATGCTGAAAACACTTAAACAGCCTGAGTTTCGGTGGCCTGTTGTGGGAGATGGGCTCGGCGGGGAGTATCAGTGGTCGGCGGGGCAGTGGAGCCTCCTGAAGACACTGGCAGAGATGAGGAACCAGCACAGTAAGAGCGTCCTGATTCGCCTGTACGTCTCCCCCGATGACAAAAACTCCTCACACTACATCATCAAG CTCGATCAGGCGTCCTTGTCTCTGCCCTCCAGGGAAGACTACATCACCAACACTTCCTCTGCCCGGGCG tatCGTGCGGCCTTGCTGAGTTTGATGGTAGATATAGCCATCATGCTGGGCGCTCCAGAGAAAGAAGCACTGAACCAGATGGAAAAGGCTCTTGCCTTCGAGACCAAACTGGCTCAT ATCCTGATTCCCTATGAAAACCGCACCAGTGAGAACATGTACAACAGACAAACACTCTCTCGTCTGCAGCGCTCCATACCACAG TTTGATTGGCTGGATTTTGTAAAAGCTGTGGTGGAGTCTAAAGTTGACCCGGCTCggtccatctcctcctctgagCCCGTCATCGTCCGAGCTCCGCAGTACTTCAGGGAACTTTTCAAGCTCATTAACACCACAGATCccag gacTGTAGCTAACTACGTGCAATGGAGGACCGTTTTTTCCAGGATCACCACTCTGAGTCGTCGTTTCCTTTACAGATACCTGGACTACGCTCGG GTAACAACGGGAACCACCTCTCTGACTCCGCGCTGGGATAAGTGTGTTAATTACGTTGAGAACTCGCTTGTTTATGCCACCGGGCGCCTCTTTGTCAACACACACTTCCAGGAGGACAAGAAACACATG atGGAGGAGTTGATCGAGGGCATTCGCTGGGCGTTCATCGACATGCTGGAGAAGGAGAACGACTGGATGGATCAACCAACGAAGAAGAGAGCCATAGAGAAG GCTCATGCAGTCCTGGCTAAGGTTGGCTACCCTGAGTTTATTCTCAACGATACCTACCTCAATGAAGATTTAAAGCAG CTAGCGTTCAGTGAGAAGGACTACTACGGGAACGTGATGCAGACGTTGAAGTTCATCGCCCAATCTGATATCGCCTGGCTCCGAAAGAGCGTCCCACGTACAGA GTGGTTTACAAACCCAACAACTGTGAATGCCTTCTACAGTTCCTCCACAAATCAAATCA GATTCCCCGCTGGAGAGCTTCAAAAACCCTTCTTCTGGGGAAGAGAGTATCCAAG ATCTTTAAGTTATGGTGCCATTGGGGTAATAGTAGGACACGAGTTAACACACGGCTTTGACAATAACG GTCGCAAGTATGACAAAAATGGCAACCTTGACCAGTGGTGGAGCAACTTGTCTGTAACAAGCTTCACTGAGAAGACCCAGTGTATGATTGACCAGTACAATGGCTACCACTGGGAGGAGGCAGGCCTAAAT GTGCGAGGCAAGAGGACTCTGGCAGAAAACATAGCAGACAATGGAGGAATAAGAGAGGCTTTTAGG GCGTACAGGCGGTGGGTAGATGAGAGCAGAGGTGGTGTGGAGGAGCCTCGGCTGCCTGGAGTCGGACTGAACAACAACCAACTGTTCTTCCTGAGCTATGCACAT GTGAGATGCAACTCATACAGACCAGAAGCAGCCAGGGACCAGATCCAGAGTGGAGCTCACAGTCCACCAAAATAtag AGTTATCGGTGCGATGAGTAACTATGAAGAGTTTCGGAAAGTGTTCAGCTGTCCTGAGTCATCAATTATGAACCGAGGCGCACAGTCCTGCCGGGTGTGGTGA